Proteins encoded by one window of Cyanobium sp. NS01:
- the dacB gene encoding D-alanyl-D-alanine carboxypeptidase/D-alanyl-D-alanine-endopeptidase, translating into MAGFNRRLTCLAPGLALPLSLGLPLLASAAQAQTRPAIRAFELEPAPLAQLPAAPPPIGLPKLQTQVSCPALQQRVQSVLGGEAGVWSVTIADGRGQLLADVNGLRPRVPASNAKLVSTAYALDRLGPDYRLATRLWRLPDGSLRLTGEGDPDLALPQLQRLTKLAMGSGGSSGQPGSQVRLQVAEEPKQAWWPRGWSVDDRYYAYGAPITRLAVTSNAIHDSVLNPPSRLQTLMQRSASQQGGSLQVVFVAANPVPADAVLLHQENSAPMHNLLSLANTESHNFTAEVLMRQAAGSWNLAQAQQLTTQWLAQQGVPMQGVRVADGSGLDRTNRLTSRSVTALLLRMDQHPYSRNYLASMAVAGQRGTLRHLYKGTPLQGQFFGKTGTLRGVRSISGVLLTSRGPRYVSAISNGSGNPDTRIGQLLRQAQQTQLCPA; encoded by the coding sequence ATGGCTGGGTTCAACCGCCGTCTGACCTGCCTGGCGCCGGGCCTGGCCCTGCCCCTGAGCCTTGGCCTGCCCCTTCTGGCCAGCGCCGCCCAGGCCCAGACCAGGCCGGCGATCAGGGCCTTCGAGCTGGAGCCAGCCCCCCTGGCCCAGCTGCCGGCGGCGCCACCGCCGATCGGCCTGCCCAAGCTCCAGACCCAGGTCAGCTGTCCAGCCCTGCAGCAGCGGGTTCAGAGCGTGCTGGGTGGCGAGGCCGGTGTCTGGAGCGTCACGATCGCCGATGGCCGAGGCCAGCTGCTGGCCGATGTGAATGGCCTGCGGCCGCGGGTGCCCGCCTCCAACGCCAAGCTGGTGAGCACCGCCTACGCCCTCGATCGGCTGGGGCCGGACTACCGCCTCGCCACCCGCCTCTGGCGCCTTCCCGATGGCTCCCTGCGGCTCACCGGCGAGGGCGACCCCGATCTGGCCCTGCCCCAGCTGCAGCGGCTCACGAAACTGGCCATGGGCTCCGGCGGCTCCAGCGGCCAACCCGGCTCTCAGGTGCGCCTGCAGGTGGCCGAGGAACCCAAGCAGGCCTGGTGGCCGCGGGGCTGGAGCGTCGATGACCGCTACTACGCCTACGGCGCACCGATCACCCGGTTGGCGGTGACCAGCAACGCCATCCACGACTCGGTGCTGAACCCACCCTCCCGGCTCCAGACCCTGATGCAGCGCAGCGCCAGCCAGCAGGGCGGCAGCCTTCAGGTGGTGTTTGTGGCCGCCAACCCGGTTCCAGCTGATGCCGTGCTGCTGCACCAGGAGAACTCGGCGCCCATGCACAACCTGCTCAGCCTGGCCAACACCGAGAGCCACAACTTCACCGCCGAGGTGTTGATGCGTCAGGCCGCCGGCAGCTGGAATCTGGCCCAGGCCCAGCAGCTCACCACCCAGTGGCTGGCCCAGCAGGGCGTACCCATGCAGGGCGTGCGCGTTGCCGATGGCAGTGGCCTGGACCGCACCAATCGCCTCACCAGCCGTTCGGTGACGGCCCTGCTGCTGCGCATGGACCAGCACCCCTACAGCCGAAACTACCTGGCCTCGATGGCGGTGGCCGGCCAGCGCGGCACCCTGCGGCACCTCTACAAGGGCACACCCCTGCAGGGCCAGTTCTTCGGCAAAACGGGCACCCTCAGGGGCGTGCGTTCGATCAGTGGGGTGCTGCTCACCAGCCGAGGCCCCCGCTACGTGAGCGCGATCAGCAATGGATCCGGCAACCCGGACACCCGCATCGGTCAGCTGCTGCGCCAGGCGCAGCAGACCCAACTCTGCCCGGCCTGA
- a CDS encoding beta-glucosidase, translated as MNDPASRLEARAQELLAQVSTAEKLALLDGDTPFWSGMADIALTQASHRHPWPAGQLPRLGLKGLQFVDGPRGVVLEGGATTFPVPMARGACWDPELEERIGEAIAVEARSFGANWVAGVCVNLLRHPGWGRAQETYGEDPVHVGAMGAAMTRGLERHAVACVKHFALNSIDSSRFLVDVQVGQRALHELYLPHFRDCVEAGAGSVMSAYNQVNGHWCGQQPELLRRILKERWGFSGFVVTDFIFGLRDGVAALLAGQDLEMPFPMVFAGCLPEAVADGRVPMGCVDEAVRRLLQVQLGVPPGTYPASLRSCQQHRALAREAATSSIVLLRNEGQVLPFRGLTSLAVIGRLASLPNLGDRGSSDTRPLPGAVVTPLQGLRDAASELRIEQASGDSPQEAAELAARCDAALVVVGLDWRLEGEHIHPGDIAPILRLIPPPGWLLRLLGRRRLMPLWRPVAEMIAWTTSFASARQGGDFAAGDRTDLSLPADQVALIRQVAAAHPRTVVVLMGGGGLLIEDWRQLVPGLLLLWYPGEQGGAALADVLLGRVSPSGRLPFSMAADTAYLPPFEPRARHVVYDHWHGYRRLQRDGHPAAYPFGFGLSYSRFTASALTAQLQRADGRMDQLKASVTITNTGEMEAAEVVQLYLEPPAREIERPARTLVAFQRLLLAAGESRRITLDIPLRACATFEPVQDGFVTEGGVHRLVLARHVEEEGLELELELDAALVCR; from the coding sequence ATGAATGACCCCGCGTCCAGGCTCGAGGCCCGGGCCCAGGAGCTGCTGGCACAGGTCTCCACGGCCGAGAAGCTGGCCCTGCTCGATGGCGACACGCCGTTCTGGTCCGGCATGGCGGACATTGCTCTGACTCAGGCCTCCCACCGCCATCCCTGGCCGGCGGGGCAGCTGCCTCGGCTGGGCCTGAAGGGCCTTCAGTTCGTCGATGGTCCCCGGGGCGTGGTGCTCGAGGGTGGCGCCACCACGTTCCCCGTGCCGATGGCGCGCGGTGCCTGCTGGGACCCCGAGCTGGAGGAGCGCATCGGCGAGGCCATCGCTGTTGAGGCCCGATCCTTCGGGGCCAACTGGGTGGCCGGGGTATGCGTCAACCTGCTGCGTCACCCTGGCTGGGGCAGGGCCCAGGAAACCTATGGGGAAGACCCGGTGCACGTGGGCGCCATGGGGGCCGCCATGACCCGGGGGCTGGAACGCCATGCCGTGGCCTGCGTCAAGCACTTCGCCCTCAACTCGATCGACAGCTCCCGGTTCCTGGTGGACGTGCAGGTCGGGCAGCGGGCGCTTCATGAGCTGTATCTGCCCCATTTCCGCGATTGCGTGGAGGCCGGCGCCGGCTCGGTGATGAGCGCGTACAACCAGGTCAACGGCCACTGGTGCGGTCAGCAGCCTGAGCTGCTGCGGCGGATCCTCAAGGAGCGGTGGGGATTCAGTGGCTTCGTGGTCACTGATTTCATCTTCGGCCTGCGGGATGGCGTCGCCGCCCTGCTGGCGGGCCAGGACCTGGAAATGCCCTTTCCCATGGTGTTCGCAGGCTGCCTGCCCGAGGCCGTGGCCGATGGCCGGGTGCCAATGGGGTGTGTCGACGAGGCCGTGCGGCGGCTGCTGCAGGTGCAGCTGGGTGTGCCACCTGGAACGTACCCAGCCTCGCTGCGCTCGTGCCAGCAGCACCGGGCCCTGGCCCGCGAAGCGGCCACCAGCTCGATCGTGCTGCTGCGCAACGAAGGGCAGGTGCTGCCCTTCCGCGGTCTCACCTCGCTGGCGGTGATCGGCCGGCTGGCGTCGCTGCCAAACCTGGGCGATCGCGGTTCTTCAGACACCAGACCCCTGCCCGGAGCGGTGGTGACGCCGCTGCAGGGTTTGCGGGACGCGGCTTCAGAGCTGCGGATCGAGCAGGCCAGTGGCGACAGCCCCCAGGAGGCGGCGGAGCTGGCGGCCCGCTGTGATGCCGCCTTGGTGGTGGTCGGGCTCGACTGGCGCCTGGAGGGGGAGCACATCCACCCCGGGGACATCGCCCCGATCCTGCGCCTGATCCCCCCGCCTGGCTGGTTGCTGCGGCTGCTGGGGCGGCGCCGGCTGATGCCGCTCTGGCGACCTGTCGCCGAGATGATCGCCTGGACCACCAGCTTTGCCTCCGCCCGTCAGGGCGGCGACTTTGCCGCCGGGGATCGCACCGACCTGAGCCTGCCGGCGGATCAGGTGGCCCTGATTCGCCAGGTCGCCGCCGCCCATCCCCGCACCGTGGTGGTGCTGATGGGCGGCGGGGGCCTGCTGATCGAGGACTGGCGGCAACTGGTCCCTGGCCTGCTGCTGCTCTGGTATCCGGGTGAGCAAGGAGGTGCGGCTCTGGCCGATGTGCTGCTCGGCCGGGTGTCGCCCTCCGGGCGCCTGCCCTTCTCGATGGCGGCTGACACCGCCTACCTGCCGCCCTTCGAACCCCGGGCACGGCATGTGGTCTACGACCATTGGCATGGCTACCGGCGCCTGCAGCGTGACGGCCATCCCGCCGCCTATCCCTTTGGCTTCGGGCTGTCCTACAGCCGGTTCACAGCGTCCGCCCTGACAGCTCAGCTCCAGCGCGCCGATGGGCGGATGGATCAGCTGAAAGCGAGTGTCACCATCACCAACACAGGCGAGATGGAGGCGGCCGAGGTGGTTCAGCTGTACCTGGAGCCGCCCGCTCGGGAGATCGAGCGTCCGGCTCGAACGTTGGTGGCGTTCCAGCGCCTGCTTCTCGCCGCTGGTGAATCCCGGCGCATCACTCTGGACATCCCCCTGCGGGCCTGCGCCACGTTTGAGCCGGTCCAGGATGGCTTCGTGACCGAAGGGGGAGTCCACCGGCTTGTCCTGGCCAGGCATGTGGAGGAGG
- the uvrC gene encoding excinuclease ABC subunit UvrC: MPWSWAARAGSTAVEALARAAPAVSTSPLIQQPERLAARLKEVPSEPGCYLLRDSDDRILYIGKAKVLRQRVRSYFQSGSGHGHSPRIALMVRQVCELEFIVTDSEAEALALESNLIKHHQPHFNVLLKDDKKYPYLCITWSEAYPRIFITRQRRFRSPLDRFYGPYVDVGLLRRTLAVVKRVFPLRQRPRPLYRDRTCLNFDIGRCPGVCQQKISSEDYHQTLRQVAMVFQGRNDELLALLQGQMERYAERLDFESAARVRDQLQGIDTLTADQKMSSGDSSVSRDVVALAAGERVAAVQLFQVRAGKLVGRLGYMAEVTELPALEEGALGRILQRVVEEHYSQVESVEIPPELLLQFPLPQQELISSWLSEQRGRKVRLAVPKRQQKAEMIDLVVRNASYELLRAERASEQNLLATEDLAQLLELTVAPRRVEGYDISHIQGSDAVASQVVFIDGLPAKHHYRKYRIQSSSIRAGHSDDFMAMAEIMRRRFRRWAQAKAEGADLLELRRQAGTALHTGGLNDWPDVVMIDGGKGQLSAVMEALRELNLHDDLVVCSLAKQREEVFVPGATSPLESEPEQLGLQLLRRLRDEAHRFAVSFHRQQRGERMKRSRLSDISGLGPKRVKDLLAHFSSIDAIQLASPEQIATAPGMGPALARQVWEYFHPQGEAESGERGEPPAEREADQPLELAS, from the coding sequence ATGCCCTGGAGCTGGGCAGCACGGGCTGGAAGTACGGCGGTTGAGGCCCTCGCCAGGGCGGCGCCGGCGGTGAGCACTTCGCCCCTGATCCAGCAACCCGAGCGGCTGGCGGCCCGGCTCAAGGAGGTTCCCTCCGAGCCGGGCTGCTATCTGCTGCGGGACAGCGACGACCGCATTCTCTACATCGGCAAGGCGAAGGTGCTGCGCCAGCGCGTGCGCAGCTACTTCCAGAGCGGCAGCGGCCACGGCCACAGCCCCCGCATCGCCCTGATGGTGCGCCAGGTTTGCGAGCTGGAGTTCATCGTCACCGACAGTGAGGCCGAGGCCCTGGCCCTCGAGTCGAACCTGATCAAGCACCATCAGCCGCACTTCAACGTGCTGCTCAAGGACGACAAGAAATACCCCTACCTCTGCATCACCTGGAGCGAGGCCTACCCCCGCATCTTCATCACCCGCCAGCGCCGCTTTCGCTCCCCCCTGGATCGCTTCTACGGCCCCTACGTGGACGTGGGCCTGCTGCGCCGCACCCTCGCCGTGGTCAAGCGGGTGTTCCCCCTGCGCCAGCGGCCCCGGCCCCTGTACCGCGACCGCACCTGCCTCAATTTCGACATCGGCCGCTGTCCGGGCGTGTGTCAGCAGAAGATCAGCTCCGAGGACTACCACCAGACGCTGCGCCAGGTGGCGATGGTGTTCCAGGGCCGCAACGACGAGCTGCTGGCCCTGCTGCAGGGCCAGATGGAGCGCTACGCCGAGCGGCTGGATTTCGAGAGTGCCGCCCGCGTGCGCGATCAGCTCCAGGGCATCGACACCCTCACCGCCGACCAGAAGATGAGCAGCGGCGACAGCTCGGTGAGCCGCGACGTGGTGGCCCTGGCCGCCGGCGAACGGGTGGCGGCGGTGCAGCTGTTCCAGGTGCGGGCCGGCAAGCTGGTGGGGCGGCTGGGCTACATGGCGGAGGTCACGGAGCTGCCAGCCCTCGAGGAGGGCGCCCTGGGACGCATTCTGCAACGGGTGGTGGAGGAGCATTACAGCCAGGTGGAGTCGGTGGAGATCCCGCCGGAGTTGCTGCTGCAGTTCCCTCTGCCCCAGCAGGAGCTGATCAGCAGCTGGCTGAGTGAGCAGCGGGGGCGCAAGGTGCGGCTGGCGGTGCCGAAGCGCCAGCAGAAGGCCGAGATGATCGATCTGGTGGTGCGCAACGCCAGCTATGAGCTGCTGCGGGCTGAGCGGGCCAGCGAACAGAACCTGCTGGCCACGGAGGATCTGGCCCAGTTGCTGGAGCTCACGGTGGCGCCGCGCCGGGTGGAGGGCTACGACATCAGCCACATCCAGGGCAGCGATGCGGTGGCCTCCCAGGTGGTGTTCATCGACGGCCTGCCGGCCAAGCACCACTACCGCAAATACAGGATCCAGAGCAGTTCGATCCGCGCCGGCCATTCCGACGACTTCATGGCCATGGCCGAGATCATGCGGCGCCGTTTCCGCCGCTGGGCCCAGGCCAAGGCCGAGGGCGCCGACCTGCTGGAGCTGCGCCGTCAGGCCGGCACCGCCCTGCACACCGGCGGCCTCAACGACTGGCCCGATGTGGTGATGATCGACGGCGGCAAGGGTCAGCTCTCCGCCGTGATGGAGGCCCTGCGGGAACTCAACCTCCACGACGACCTGGTGGTGTGTTCCCTGGCCAAGCAGCGGGAGGAGGTGTTCGTGCCTGGGGCGACCAGCCCGCTCGAGAGTGAGCCCGAGCAGCTGGGGCTGCAGCTGCTGCGGCGGCTGCGCGATGAGGCCCACCGCTTCGCGGTGAGTTTCCACCGCCAGCAGCGCGGCGAGCGCATGAAGCGCTCCCGGCTCTCCGACATCTCCGGTCTGGGCCCCAAGCGGGTCAAGGACCTGCTGGCCCATTTCAGCTCGATCGATGCCATCCAGCTGGCCAGCCCCGAGCAGATCGCCACCGCCCCCGGCATGGGGCCGGCCCTGGCCCGCCAGGTGTGGGAGTACTTCCATCCCCAGGGCGAGGCGGAAAGCGGCGAGAGGGGGGAGCCGCCGGCCGAGCGGGAGGCTGACCAGCCCCTGGAGCTGGCCAGTTGA
- the coaD gene encoding pantetheine-phosphate adenylyltransferase → MRALYPGSFDPLTLGHLDLIERASRLFDGVVVAVLQNPGKQPAFPLEQRLEQIRTATATLGGVEVGSFDGLTVECARRNGAQVILRGLRALSDFEFELQIAHTNQSLEPRVETLFLATAVHHSFLSSSVVKEVARFGGDVHHMVPSGVAEDLSRLFNRTECGTSSHG, encoded by the coding sequence ATGCGCGCCCTCTACCCCGGCAGCTTCGACCCCCTCACCCTCGGCCACCTCGATCTGATCGAGCGGGCCAGCCGCCTGTTCGATGGCGTGGTGGTGGCCGTGCTCCAGAACCCCGGCAAGCAGCCGGCCTTTCCGCTTGAGCAGCGACTCGAGCAGATCCGCACCGCCACGGCCACGCTCGGCGGGGTGGAGGTGGGCAGCTTCGATGGCCTCACCGTGGAGTGCGCCCGTCGCAACGGCGCCCAGGTGATCCTGCGCGGTCTGCGGGCCCTGAGCGACTTCGAATTCGAGCTGCAGATCGCCCACACCAACCAGAGCCTTGAGCCCCGGGTGGAGACGCTGTTCCTCGCCACCGCCGTGCACCACAGCTTTCTGAGCAGTTCCGTGGTGAAGGAGGTGGCCCGCTTCGGCGGTGATGTGCACCACATGGTGCCGTCTGGAGTGGCAGAAGACCTCTCCAGGCTTTTTAATCGGACGGAATGCGGGACGTCCAGCCATGGCTGA
- a CDS encoding flavin reductase family protein produces MATSTLNAEAKKTLLRKIPHGVFICGVAEGEEVNGFTASWVTQGSFEPPLVVMAVRADSTSNGIIQRTGKFALNVLAADQKDLAAVFFKPQKGMGGRFDAAPFQMGELGLPILDNALGAVECELVGQVALGDHTVFVGEVKAATLHRDGDALELGSTGWKYGG; encoded by the coding sequence ATGGCCACCTCCACCCTCAACGCTGAAGCCAAGAAAACCCTGCTGCGCAAGATTCCCCACGGGGTGTTCATCTGCGGGGTGGCCGAGGGGGAGGAGGTGAATGGTTTCACGGCCAGCTGGGTGACCCAGGGCTCCTTCGAGCCCCCCCTGGTGGTGATGGCCGTGCGGGCCGACAGCACCAGCAACGGCATCATCCAGCGCACCGGCAAGTTCGCCCTCAACGTGCTCGCCGCCGACCAGAAGGATCTCGCCGCCGTGTTCTTCAAGCCCCAGAAGGGGATGGGTGGCCGCTTCGATGCCGCTCCCTTCCAGATGGGCGAGCTGGGCCTGCCGATCCTGGACAACGCCCTCGGCGCCGTGGAGTGCGAGCTGGTGGGCCAGGTGGCCCTGGGCGACCACACCGTGTTCGTGGGCGAGGTGAAGGCCGCCACCCTGCACCGTGACGGCGATGCCCTGGAGCTGGGCAGCACGGGCTGGAAGTACGGCGGTTGA